In the Flagellimonas sp. HMM57 genome, one interval contains:
- a CDS encoding DUF4386 domain-containing protein, with amino-acid sequence MNTYNGKELSLSKAALFAGISLLVMVLTTPFAEFSIFSKLIDYDSPTITAENIINNKYLFSTAIFLILLTLIADITASWALYILLKPVNKSLSLLTAWFRLIYTAMYFIAMYNLLSILSVVNSLEHIKHMGIEQINERIFLYFKAFRVEGSFGLIFFGIYLIFLGYLVYKATYIPKAFGIILIVAGLSWIIDNLSVFFFPNLDTQFLFILTIGELVFMLWLLIKGSRLKNLE; translated from the coding sequence ATGAATACTTATAACGGAAAGGAGTTGTCACTTTCAAAAGCGGCCTTATTTGCAGGAATTAGTTTGCTTGTAATGGTTTTGACCACGCCATTTGCGGAATTCTCAATATTCTCAAAACTCATCGATTATGACAGTCCTACAATTACCGCTGAAAACATTATAAACAATAAGTATCTGTTCAGTACAGCGATATTTCTGATTCTATTGACCCTTATTGCCGATATTACAGCATCTTGGGCACTATATATTTTATTGAAACCGGTAAACAAAAGTTTATCCCTATTAACTGCTTGGTTTAGGTTAATTTACACAGCTATGTATTTCATTGCCATGTATAACCTTTTAAGCATATTGAGTGTTGTTAATTCGCTTGAGCATATAAAACATATGGGAATAGAGCAGATAAATGAACGTATTTTCCTGTATTTTAAAGCCTTTAGAGTTGAAGGTTCTTTTGGACTGATATTTTTTGGAATCTACCTTATTTTCCTTGGTTATTTAGTGTATAAAGCGACGTACATTCCGAAAGCATTTGGAATAATTTTAATAGTCGCTGGGTTGAGCTGGATAATTGATAATCTGAGCGTATTCTTCTTTCCAAATTTAGACACTCAATTTTTGTTCATTCTTACAATTGGAGAGTTAGTATTTATGCTGTGGCTTCTAATAAAAGGGTCAAGACTCAAGAACTTGGAATGA
- a CDS encoding NADP(H)-dependent aldo-keto reductase → MKYTRLPHTDIKVSKLCLGTMTWGRQNSEEEGHEQMDYALEQGINFFDTAELYPIPAKKELYAVTEEIIGKWFKKTGNRDKVVLATKIAGRAEFAKFIRATGFSKDSIIKAVEGSLQRLQTDYIDLYQLHWPERNTNYFGQRGYNAHAIDPWEDNIHQVLETLRDLIAEGKIRQVGISNESPWGTMRFLEESKVHRSLPRMLTLQNPYSLLNRLFEIGLSEISMRENIGLLAYSPMAFGVLSGKYLDEIKPRKARMTLFPHYSRYSGETATEATKKYFQLAQDHGLSLAQMALAFVNTRPFLTSNIIGATTMEQLKENIESIDVELSDEVLKGIEDIHNELPNPAP, encoded by the coding sequence ATGAAATACACCAGACTTCCACATACCGACATTAAAGTCAGCAAGCTTTGTTTGGGAACAATGACCTGGGGCCGGCAGAATTCTGAAGAAGAAGGTCATGAACAGATGGATTATGCTCTGGAACAAGGAATCAATTTTTTTGATACCGCAGAGTTGTACCCGATTCCTGCCAAAAAAGAACTTTATGCGGTCACTGAAGAAATCATAGGGAAATGGTTCAAAAAAACAGGAAACCGGGATAAGGTAGTGCTTGCCACCAAAATTGCAGGTAGAGCGGAGTTTGCGAAATTTATAAGAGCAACAGGTTTTAGCAAGGATTCCATTATAAAGGCTGTTGAAGGGAGTTTACAACGATTGCAAACGGATTATATCGATTTGTACCAATTGCACTGGCCAGAGCGGAATACCAATTATTTTGGGCAGCGTGGCTACAATGCCCATGCTATTGATCCTTGGGAAGACAACATTCACCAAGTTTTGGAAACACTTAGGGATTTGATTGCAGAAGGGAAAATAAGACAGGTGGGGATTTCGAACGAAAGTCCTTGGGGAACCATGCGCTTTTTGGAAGAAAGTAAAGTCCATAGAAGTTTACCAAGAATGCTTACCCTACAAAATCCGTATAGCTTACTTAATCGGCTCTTTGAGATAGGGCTCTCTGAAATTTCCATGCGCGAAAATATTGGTCTTTTGGCCTATTCACCTATGGCGTTTGGGGTGTTGAGCGGAAAATATTTGGACGAGATAAAGCCGAGAAAAGCGAGAATGACACTTTTCCCCCATTACAGTCGCTATAGCGGGGAAACTGCAACGGAAGCCACGAAAAAATACTTTCAATTGGCGCAAGACCATGGATTGAGCTTGGCACAAATGGCGTTGGCTTTTGTAAACACCAGACCCTTTTTGACCAGCAATATCATAGGTGCCACAACCATGGAGCAGTTAAAGGAAAATATTGAAAGTATAGATGTGGAACTTTCCGATGAGGTGTTGAAAGGGATTGAGGATATTCACAATGAACTTCCAAATCCTGCTCCTTAA
- a CDS encoding helix-turn-helix transcriptional regulator, whose product MDNKIHRAQYRRYETGTDMQFTSLLKIAKAFDMTLEEFFSKGFD is encoded by the coding sequence TTGGATAATAAAATCCATAGGGCGCAATATCGAAGGTATGAAACGGGAACGGACATGCAGTTTACCAGTCTGCTCAAAATAGCCAAGGCGTTCGATATGACCCTCGAAGAATTTTTCAGTAAAGGGTTTGATTAG
- a CDS encoding cysteine hydrolase family protein — MTALLLIDVQLGLQETDFYGEERSNPDAEKNCSRLLDEFRKRNLPLFHIQHCSTNPESPLHPTKNGNAFNPLAAPKDGEPVVQKNVNSAFIETDLESQLKAKGITDLVIAGLTTEHCISTSTRMASNLGFNTTLISDATASFNKIGIDGEPIAAKTVHQIALANLKDEFAHITDTQTFLLKLTNSIS; from the coding sequence ATGACAGCACTTTTATTGATTGATGTCCAACTCGGTTTACAGGAAACCGATTTCTACGGAGAAGAACGAAGCAATCCAGATGCAGAAAAAAACTGTAGCAGATTACTTGATGAATTCAGAAAGAGAAACTTGCCCTTGTTTCACATTCAACACTGCTCCACAAATCCGGAATCACCCTTACATCCCACCAAAAATGGCAATGCATTCAACCCGTTGGCAGCACCAAAGGATGGTGAACCCGTTGTACAAAAAAATGTAAACAGCGCTTTTATAGAAACCGATCTGGAATCCCAGCTTAAGGCCAAAGGCATAACAGACTTGGTTATTGCCGGATTGACCACGGAGCATTGCATTTCCACCTCAACGCGAATGGCATCAAACCTCGGCTTTAACACCACATTGATTTCCGATGCCACGGCCTCCTTCAACAAAATTGGAATCGATGGAGAACCTATAGCTGCAAAGACCGTTCATCAAATCGCATTGGCCAATCTTAAAGACGAGTTTGCCCATATTACCGATACCCAAACATTCTTATTGAAATTGACCAATAGCATATCATAA
- a CDS encoding TonB-dependent receptor domain-containing protein, with product MKSLLFALLLFFSIQTFGQTVKKDSITQLDEIILTQDNPNKKAIGITPSSTINSVTFEKFSPIDVSAAINQISGVYVLSGALNTNRITVRGIGARTPFGTDKLRLYFNGIPVTNGTGSSTIEAFDLENLGSVEVIKGPKGTAFGSNLGGTILLDTKSPQVDETRLTNTFTVGSYGMLKDNLLFQHAEKDFDLTFSYNHLQTDGYRQNNRFERDGFLLNSNIKLSAKSTVGLLLNYIDYTAQIPSSINQTDFDEDPTRAAGNWLAAQGFEANNYVLAGLYHTYTFGKTLKNTTSIFYSYLDHYEPRPFNILDEFTNGFGFRSVFEGDLGKVQYSFGSELYKDEYHWGTFENLFADNNGNGSLLGERISRNREFRRQCNLFGTLTHPITPSLSAQLGMTLNKTNYNFRDLFNQGAENTSAERNFDPILLPSFGLRYQLQNGQLYANVSRGFSNPSLEETLTPDGVINPDIAQETGTNYELGSKLLFLKKRMSLNLTLYRMNINNLLVAQRVGEDQFIGRNAGETRHQGLEMDAKYLYKLSRKLVFSPYLSYTFSDHSFTDFVDGENDFSGNPLTGVPKHRISSGFDVQHANGLWLNVTHQFVDEIPLTDANSLNSEAFNVFNAKLSYRTTLASNFSLGLNVGVNNIFDTVFAQSVLINAVGFGGAEPRYFYPGNDRNYFGGVRLQYVF from the coding sequence ATGAAAAGTCTTCTTTTCGCACTGTTGCTGTTTTTTTCAATCCAAACTTTTGGTCAGACAGTTAAAAAAGATTCCATTACGCAGTTGGATGAAATCATCCTCACCCAAGACAACCCCAACAAAAAGGCCATTGGCATTACCCCTTCTTCAACCATCAATTCGGTCACTTTTGAAAAATTCAGTCCCATTGATGTATCCGCGGCCATCAATCAGATTTCGGGGGTGTATGTGCTTTCGGGAGCTTTGAACACCAATAGAATTACGGTGCGGGGCATTGGAGCGAGAACTCCTTTTGGTACGGACAAGCTCCGCCTGTATTTTAACGGAATCCCCGTAACAAATGGTACAGGTTCCTCTACCATTGAAGCGTTTGACCTGGAAAATCTAGGTTCGGTCGAGGTCATAAAGGGGCCGAAGGGAACCGCTTTTGGCTCAAACCTGGGAGGTACCATTTTATTGGATACCAAGTCGCCCCAAGTGGACGAGACCCGATTGACCAATACCTTTACCGTAGGTTCTTACGGAATGCTGAAGGACAACCTGTTGTTTCAACATGCCGAAAAGGATTTTGACCTGACGTTTAGCTACAATCACCTACAAACCGATGGTTATCGCCAAAACAACCGTTTTGAACGGGACGGGTTTCTGCTGAATTCCAACATCAAGTTAAGTGCCAAAAGTACGGTCGGTCTGCTGTTGAACTATATTGATTACACCGCACAGATACCAAGTTCCATCAATCAGACGGATTTTGACGAAGACCCTACGCGTGCCGCGGGAAACTGGTTGGCCGCACAGGGCTTTGAAGCCAATAATTATGTTTTGGCAGGGCTGTACCATACCTATACTTTTGGAAAGACCTTGAAGAATACCACCAGTATTTTTTATTCCTACCTGGACCACTACGAACCCCGCCCGTTTAACATTTTGGACGAATTCACCAATGGGTTTGGGTTCAGGAGCGTCTTTGAAGGGGATTTGGGGAAAGTGCAATATTCGTTTGGGAGCGAACTGTACAAGGACGAATACCACTGGGGCACTTTTGAGAATTTATTTGCGGACAACAATGGCAACGGGAGTCTCCTTGGAGAGCGTATAAGCAGGAACCGGGAGTTTCGCAGGCAGTGCAATCTCTTTGGAACGTTGACCCATCCCATTACCCCATCGCTTTCCGCACAATTGGGCATGACGCTCAACAAGACCAATTACAACTTTAGGGACCTGTTCAATCAAGGTGCTGAAAACACTTCGGCGGAACGTAATTTTGACCCCATACTCCTACCGAGTTTTGGATTGCGATACCAGTTACAGAACGGGCAACTCTATGCCAATGTCAGCAGGGGGTTTTCCAATCCAAGCTTGGAAGAAACCTTGACCCCGGATGGCGTGATCAATCCCGATATTGCCCAAGAAACGGGCACCAATTATGAGCTGGGAAGCAAATTGCTATTCTTAAAAAAAAGAATGTCATTGAACCTTACACTGTACCGCATGAACATCAACAACCTGTTGGTGGCGCAACGTGTGGGCGAAGACCAGTTTATTGGAAGAAACGCAGGCGAGACCCGCCACCAAGGTTTGGAAATGGATGCGAAGTACCTGTACAAGCTCTCCAGGAAATTGGTGTTTTCGCCCTACCTCAGCTATACGTTCAGCGACCATAGCTTTACCGATTTTGTGGATGGGGAAAACGATTTCTCCGGCAATCCGCTTACAGGAGTGCCAAAACACCGGATAAGTTCTGGGTTCGATGTACAACATGCCAATGGCCTATGGCTGAATGTGACCCACCAGTTTGTGGATGAAATCCCCTTGACGGATGCTAATAGTTTAAACAGCGAAGCCTTTAATGTGTTCAATGCCAAGTTGAGTTACCGGACTACCTTGGCCAGCAACTTCTCCTTGGGGTTGAATGTTGGGGTCAATAATATTTTTGATACCGTCTTTGCGCAATCCGTGTTGATCAATGCCGTTGGCTTTGGCGGAGCGGAGCCCCGTTACTTTTATCCCGGCAATGACAGGAATTATTTTGGTGGGGTACGGTTGCAGTATGTTTTTTAA
- the radA gene encoding DNA repair protein RadA, protein MAKTKTTFFCQNCGAQYPKWVGQCSSCKQWNTIVEEVIQKEEKKNWRSESNTIKKIATPLRVAEINNEKEIRLDAQNQEFNRVLGGGIVPGSLILLGGEPGIGKSTLLLQIALKLAYKTLYVSGEESQKQIKMRADRIHPNSETCYILTETKTQNIFQQIGALEPDLVVIDSIQTLHTDYIESAAGSISQIRECTAELIKFAKESSTPVILVGHITKDGNIAGPKILEHMVDTVLQFEGDRNYVYRILRSLKNRFGSTAELGIYEMQGSGLREVNNPSEVLISKNEEDLSGTAIAATVEGMRPLLIEIQALVSTAVYGTPQRSATGFNAKRLNMLLAVLEKRAGFKLGAKDVFLNITGGISVDDPAIDLAVLAAILSSNADIPIEKGTCFAAEVGLAGEIRPVQRVDQRILEAEKLGFSTIYVSKSNKIGIKNTTIRLRLVSKIEDVVNVLFL, encoded by the coding sequence ATGGCAAAGACCAAAACGACTTTTTTCTGTCAAAACTGTGGTGCTCAATATCCCAAATGGGTGGGGCAATGTTCATCTTGCAAACAGTGGAATACCATTGTTGAAGAAGTCATTCAAAAAGAAGAAAAGAAAAACTGGAGAAGCGAATCCAACACAATAAAAAAAATTGCTACTCCTTTGCGTGTCGCAGAAATCAACAACGAAAAAGAAATTCGATTAGATGCCCAGAATCAAGAGTTCAACAGGGTACTTGGCGGAGGTATTGTACCTGGTTCATTGATTCTTTTGGGAGGGGAACCCGGTATTGGAAAAAGTACGTTGCTTTTGCAAATAGCTTTGAAGCTCGCATACAAGACACTGTATGTTTCCGGTGAAGAAAGCCAGAAGCAGATAAAAATGCGAGCGGACCGCATTCATCCCAATAGCGAAACTTGCTATATCCTTACCGAGACCAAAACGCAGAACATCTTTCAACAAATAGGTGCTTTGGAACCAGATTTGGTGGTTATCGATTCCATTCAAACCCTTCATACCGATTATATTGAATCCGCCGCAGGTAGTATCTCACAGATACGGGAATGTACCGCAGAACTAATAAAATTTGCAAAAGAAAGTAGTACTCCTGTTATTTTGGTGGGTCACATCACCAAAGATGGGAACATAGCCGGACCTAAAATCTTGGAGCATATGGTGGATACTGTTCTTCAGTTTGAAGGCGACCGTAACTATGTATACCGAATTCTCCGTTCGCTTAAAAATCGATTTGGCTCTACGGCAGAATTGGGAATCTATGAAATGCAGGGGAGTGGCTTGCGTGAAGTAAACAATCCATCCGAAGTATTGATTTCCAAGAATGAAGAAGACCTTAGCGGAACAGCTATAGCCGCAACGGTAGAAGGCATGCGACCCCTTCTTATCGAAATACAGGCTTTAGTGAGTACTGCGGTTTACGGAACCCCGCAACGTTCTGCAACCGGATTCAACGCCAAACGATTGAACATGCTTTTGGCCGTTTTGGAAAAAAGAGCAGGTTTCAAATTAGGGGCAAAAGATGTGTTCCTAAACATTACGGGGGGAATATCTGTAGATGATCCCGCGATTGACTTGGCCGTATTGGCCGCCATTCTATCCAGCAATGCGGACATTCCCATTGAAAAAGGGACGTGTTTTGCCGCAGAGGTGGGCTTGGCAGGGGAAATACGCCCTGTACAGCGGGTAGACCAACGCATCTTAGAAGCAGAAAAACTGGGTTTTTCTACAATCTATGTTTCCAAAAGCAACAAAATCGGAATTAAAAATACTACGATTCGACTAAGACTGGTCTCCAAAATTGAAGATGTGGTAAACGTATTGTTCCTCTAA
- a CDS encoding exodeoxyribonuclease III yields MKIVSYNVNGIRAALNKGFMEWLQTVNPDVVCLQEIKALKEQVDVSVFEAAGYKFHYWFSAQKKGYSGVALLCKEQPDHVEYGTGIDYMDFEGRNIRADFGDISIMSMYLPSGTNMARLEHKLTYMADFQKYSDVLRKERPNLIVCGDYNICHEAMDIHDPVRNKNVSGFLPVEREWIGNFIESGFIDSFRHFNKEPHNYTWWSYRANARANNKGWRLDYGMVNETLKDRLKRSVILSDAKHSDHCPILLEVEK; encoded by the coding sequence ATGAAGATTGTATCCTACAATGTAAATGGTATTAGGGCAGCTTTGAACAAAGGCTTTATGGAATGGTTGCAAACAGTAAACCCAGATGTGGTCTGTCTGCAGGAAATCAAGGCGCTAAAGGAACAGGTGGATGTATCTGTTTTCGAAGCCGCTGGATATAAGTTCCATTATTGGTTCAGTGCGCAAAAGAAAGGATATAGCGGGGTAGCGTTGTTGTGCAAGGAGCAACCCGATCATGTGGAATATGGCACCGGAATCGATTATATGGATTTTGAGGGGAGAAATATCAGGGCCGATTTTGGGGATATTTCGATTATGAGCATGTACCTGCCTTCTGGAACCAATATGGCACGGTTGGAACATAAGTTGACCTATATGGCGGATTTTCAAAAGTATTCCGATGTGTTGAGAAAAGAACGCCCCAATTTGATTGTTTGCGGGGATTACAACATTTGCCATGAAGCCATGGACATCCATGATCCTGTTCGCAATAAAAATGTATCAGGATTTTTGCCCGTAGAGCGGGAATGGATCGGAAATTTTATTGAAAGCGGGTTTATTGACAGTTTTCGACATTTTAACAAAGAACCGCACAACTACACATGGTGGAGTTATCGCGCCAATGCACGTGCCAACAACAAGGGCTGGCGATTGGATTATGGTATGGTGAACGAGACTTTAAAGGATAGGCTGAAACGGTCTGTTATTTTGTCGGATGCCAAGCATAGTGACCACTGTCCAATTTTACTGGAGGTTGAAAAATAA